TATATCGAAACATGGGGACATGGAAATTTGTAACAAATTCCGGCTTGATTGTTTCCCCAAAATTTAGAAAAGAAGGCTTAGCAAAGGAAATAAAAAATAAGGTATTTTCTTTGTCTCGTGAAAAATTCCCGGATGCACAACTTTTTGGTCTTACAACCGGACTGGCTGTAATGAAAATTAATGCTGAATTAGGATAAGCCCGTTACATACTCAGAGTTGACAGACGATGATGCTTTCTGGGCAGGCTGTAAAAGCTGTGTAAATTATCCAATCTTGATGAGCAAAAATAGAAAAAACTGTCTTTGTACTGCGATGCTTTATAATCCGGCAGAACATCATGATGAACAAAAATCAACTCCTGATGATGTGAAACAAAAAAGCAACACTTCTGTGTATGAAAATGTCAAAGGGATAGTGAAATCATTTTTAAAACGCAATCAAAAAGAAACAATTCTATAAATGACCAATAATCCAATGAAAGTGGTATTGGCATTTAGCGGTGGATTAGACACGAGTTTTTGTGCAGTTTATCTGTCAAGAGACAAAGGGTTTGATGTACATGCTTTAATGGTCAATACCGGAGGTTTCAGCGAGACTGAGATTTCAAGAATCCAACAACATGCACAAGCCCTTGGCGTGTCTTCTTTTAAGTCAATAGACGCAAAAGAACAGTATTATCAATCTGTAATAAAATACATGGTGTTTGGGAATGTGCTGCGCAACAATACTTACCCTTTATCTGTAAGTGCAGAACGAACTGTGCAAGCGATTGCAATTGCTCAATATGCCAAAGAAATTGGTGCTGATTATGTTGCGCATGGAAGTACCGGTGCCGGAAATGACCAAGTGAGGTTTGATATGGTGTTTCAAATATTGATTCCACATGTCAAAGTGATAACTCCTATTAGAGATTTGAAACTTTCAAGAGAAGAAGAGATTCAATATTTGCAAAAATTTGGTATTCAAATGAATTTTGAGAAAGTGGCTTACAGTATCAACAAAGGAATATGGGGAACATTTGTTGGCGGCAAAGAGACGTTAACTTCACGCATGCCCTTGCCCGAGAGTGCATTTCCTTCTCCCTTACTGGCTCAAACTCCTATGGATATTCGTCTGAAGTTTGTTAAAGGCGAATTACTTGGAGTTGATAACATTGATTATTCTTATTCGGTAGATGCTATTCAAGCTCTTCAAAAAGTTGCAGAACCCTTTGCTATAGGAAGAGATATTCACGTAGGAGATACAATTATTGGAATAAAAGGTAGGGTGGGATTTGAAGCAGCCGTACCTCTTTTGATTATTAAAGCACATCATCTATTAGAGAAACATACTCTTACCAATTTGACTCCAATAAACCTACTCTATTACTTAACTCTCATCATGATACAGTAAAACCAAATTCATCTTATACCATCAACCCGTTCGAGCCTATTGAAATTGCCGGCAGATTGTATGGTTTGGGTTCAAATGATGCTGGCGGGGCATTGGTGTCGTTGATAGGCGCCTTTTTACATTTTTATCATAATCCAAATCTTCCCTTTAATATAGTATTTGCGGCAAGCGCAGAAGAAGAAATTTCCGGTAGTGGAGGCATAGAGTTATTAAACAATAGTATAGGAGCGATTGATTGTGCGATTGTGGGTGAACCTACTTCGCTCAAAACTGCAATAGCCGAGAGAGGTCTAATGGTTGTTGATGCCTTCGCACGAGGTAAAGCAGGTCACGCTGCACGAAATGAGGGTGTTAATGCAATTTATATTGCGCTCCGTGATATTGAATGGATAAGACAATTTAAGTTTGATAAAGAGTCAGACTGGTTAGGACCCGTATCGGTAAACGTAACTATTATCAATGCAGGCGTTGCTCATAATCAAGTACCCGAGCAATGTACCTTTACTTTAGATATTCGATTGAATGAGCATTATAGTCACGAACAAGTGTTGAGTCTATTACAACAAGGAATGCAGTCAGAGTTGAGCCTTCGCTCAGCACGCTTACGCCCTTCATTTATTGAAATCTCGCACCCCTTGGTTTTGGTGTCAAAGGAGTTAGGGTTGGACTTGTATGGCTCTCCTACCACATCTGATCAAGCACTCATGACGTGGAGTTCGATTAAACTGGGTCCGGGAGATTCGACATGTTCACATTCAGCGGATGAATATATTTATATACATGAAATAGAAGAAGGCTTTGCTTTATATTGCAAGTTAATTGATAAACTTGCTTCTTATTATTAATAGAGTGATAAAATGAAAATTTGGCAAAAAAACAATTTTGAGTACAATGATATTTCTCTCAAAACAGAAGGATTTACTGTGGGAAATGATCGTAAATGGGATATGCGACTTGCGGAGTTTGATGTTGTCGCCTCGTTGGCACATGCATTGATGTTGCATGAAGTTGGAATTATCACACAACAAGAATGTATTGATATACAAAAGGGGCTTAGTCAGTTGTCCGAAAAAATACATTCGGGGCAATTTCGGATTGAAGAACATATTGAGGATGTGCACTCGCAAATAGAAAAAGAGTTGATTGAGAGTATTGGTGAAGCCGGAAAAAAGTTCATACCGGACGTTCTCGTAATGACCAAGTATTGGTTGCACTCAAACTATACTTCAAAAGTGAAATAAGAGAAATTGCGAATCTGTCCTTTGTCCTTTTTGAAAGACTGCAAGAGTTGAGCGAGTTGCATAAAAATGACTTATTGCCCGGCTATACACACTTTCAGTTAGCAATGCCATCTTCATTCGGTCTTTGGTTTGGTGCCTATGCCGAAGCATTGGTAGATGATTTAGAGTTGTTAGCAACAGCATATTCTGTTTCAGATAAAAACCCACTCGGTTCAGGTGCAGGATACGGGTCTGCTTTCCCTATTAATAGAAAGATTACAACAAAGCAATTACAGATGCGGACACTAAATTTTAATTCGCTCTATGCTCAATTAACACGTGGAAAGACTGAGAAATTATTACTTAATGCTATTGCCGGCATTGCTGCGACTGTGTCAAAATTTTCTTATGATGTGTGTGTTTATTTGAATCAGCAATTTGCATATATTTCTTTCCCGGAATCGCTTACTACCGGTTCTAGTATTATGCCACACAAGAAAATCCCTGATGTTTTTGAACTTTTAAGAGCAAAATGTAATCGGATACAAGCCACACCTAATGAAATGACCCTTTTGATTAATAACCTTCCATCAGGTTACCATCGAGATATGCAACTGACAAAGGACATTGTTTTCCCCGCAATCGATTCAATGAAGGAATGTTTGCAAATGTTTTTGTTTAGTCTGCAAAATATTCAAGTGCACCAAAACATTCTTGATGATGACAAGTTTAATGACCTTTTCACGGTTGATACTATAAATCAATATGTTCAATCAGGCATGAGTTTTAGAGAGGCATATAGAAAAGTGGGAACAGAGGTGAATGAAGGAAGTTTTAAACCCATTAAGAACATTCACCATACCCATGAAGGGAGTATCGGCAATCTTTGTAATGATGAAATTAAAGAGCAGATGCTGCTGGTAATGCAAAGATTTGTAAATGCTTAGTGGCAAAGGATATAGCTTGTATTTCAAGAATACTTGCCTACTCTCGTTTTTTGTCCAACAGATGCAAGAACTTGATAATTAATCAAAAAACAAAGTTTTAAACGGAATCTAAATTTATAACTTTGCAATTCATAAAGAAAATTGTGTTTTGACGCTTACTACCGAAAACATTCTACTTGTTGGTTCTATACTGCTTTTCTTAAGTATTGTATTTGGTAAAACATCTTATCGGTTTGGCGTGCCAACCTTATTGTTATTTGTTGGTGTAGGAATGTTAGCCGGTTCAGAAGGGATTGGCGGTATTTCTTTTGACAACCCCAGAACTACACAATTTATAGGTATTGTTGCATTGAACTTTATTTTGTTTTCCGGAGGTCTTGATACGAATTGGAAAACCATACGCCCTGTCTTGGGTCAAGGGATTATGTTGTCCACCTTGGGTGTATTGTTGACAGCGATTACGCTCGGAGCATTTATCTACTATGTCATTCCAGGATTTAATTTATATGAAAGTATGTTGCTGGGGGCGATTGTTTCCTCAACGGATGCAGCAGCTGTCTTTTCTATACTAAGGTCAAAGAGTTTATTGCTTAAAACTAATCTCAAGCCAACTTTGGAGTTAGAGAGCGGAAGCAATGACCCGATGGCTTATGTGTTGACAATTGTTTTTTTGTCATTGGTGCAAGAACCTGATAAGATCGTTTGGGAGGTTGTGTTGATTTTCTTTCAACAAATGATTATTGGAGGTGTCGCAGGATTTGTTTTTGGTAAGTTGAGTGAAGTAACTATTAACCGTATAAAATTGGATTTTGAGGGAATGTACCCGGTGTTACTTATTGCCCTTATGTTCTTCACTTTCTCTGCTACTGATTTTATTGGAGGAAATGGATTTCTTGCTATTTATATCTGTGGAGTATTGTTGGGAAATAAGGAATTGACAAATAAAAAGACCATTGTGAGTGTGTTTGATGGATTAGCATGGCTCATGCAAATTGTGTTGTTTCTTACGCTTGGGTTGCTTGTATTCCCTTCGCAAGTATATCAAGTAACAGGAGTGGGACTTCTTATCTCTATATTCCTCATATTTGTTGCACGTCCGGTCAGTGTGCTCATTAGTTTAATTCCTTTCAAAATGAAGAGAAGACGAAGGATGTATATCTCTTGGGTAGGGTTAAAGGGGGCTGTTCCAATTGTGTTTGCTACATATCCATTGTTGGCAGGAATTGAAAACGCCAATATGATATTCAATATCGTATTCTTCATCTCAATTACTTCTATTATCATTCAAGGTACAAGTTTGCCGATTGTCGCACGATGGTTAGATGTTGCATTACCGGAAGATTTTACGCCTGATATCAAAGAGGTAGAGGAAAAAATGGCGATTGCGCCTCATTCTACCTTACAAGAGATTGATGTGCAACCAAATTACTATGCGGTAGGGAAAAAGATTGGAGAACTCAAAATGCCTGAATCTACATTTATTGTTGTAATCAAAAGAGCAGGGGAGTATATCAGACCTGGAGGGTCAACTGTGATTGAATCAAAGGATAGGTTGATGATATACACAAATGAAATGTCAGATTACAAAAGAATCAAGCAGTGTATTAAAAGACCGGTTGATGTGCCTTTAGATAATGCTGTATAAGCCACCGGCTATGCTTATGAGCCGTGTAAGACATGTAGTTTCCCCGTGCATTTAAAAACTAATTTGTTGTCTGTATTGACAGGGTCTCCATCAACGTGTGCAACTCCTGCGTGTTCTCTTTCGATGATGAGTTCTTTGCCGGAAAGTAAATAGAAATACTTGCTCTTTTTAATCTTCCCTATTAATAGTCTTATTAGAATACAAGGGGCTGCTATTAACGAGAATCTTTTAATCATAACCAAGTCTAATATTTCGTCAGTGGGGTCTGCATGTGGCGCAATTTTTACATCATTGCCCCATTGGGTGGCATTTGCAACACTGATTAGAAAGGCTTTGCCTTGCCAAGTAATGTTTCCATTGCTGATTTTATATGTTTTAGATTGGTATGGTAATTCTTTTAAAACAGCCTTGAAATATCCCCAAAATCCGCGTTTGTTTGTGTGAGCAAATATTTGGCTAATATGGGCATCAAATCCTGTTCCTGCTACATTAATAAAATGTATGTCATTCATCATTCCGGTGCTTACAGTTGTGGTAAAATTGCAATTGGCAAGCGAACGGATTGCTTGGATAATCTGCATGGGTATATGAAAGTGTCGCGCAAAACCATTTCCTGAGCCCAGCGGAAACAGATAGAATTTTTTATTTGTGTTGATTAATTGCTTAGACACAGTATTTGCAGAGCCATCGCCACCTGCTGCAACCACTATGTCTGCATCTGAGACGGCAGCTTCTTTGCTTAATCTTGTCATATCTTCTGCTGATTTTGAAGCATATAGTACATATTCAAACTTGGTTTTGTCTAAATATTGTTCAACGAGCTTTGGTAAGTCAATACCCCGCTTTGCACCAGAAATAGGGTTATAAATAATGATTACTTTCTGTTTCACTTGTTATCCGTAAAAACAAATTGAATAATGTTTGCACCCATTTTCAGTGCTTGTTGGCGTATTTCCTCAGGGTCATTATATACGCTCTGGTCTTCCCAACCATTTCCTAAATCACATTCGTATGTATAGAGACATACCAATCTTCCTTCATAAATCAATCCAAACGCTTGCGGTGGTTTACCATCATGTTCATGCACTTTAGGAAGTCCTTTTGGGAAGTTGTATTTTTGATGAAAAATAGGATGTGAAAAAGGAAGTTCAATCATTTCGAGTTCTGGAAATACCTTTTTCATTTGTGGTCTAACAAAAGGGTCTAATCCATAATTGTCATCAATATGCAAAAAACCTCCTGAAGTTAGATACTTTCTCAGATTTTCGGCTTCTTCGGCATTAAAAACAAAATTGCCATGTCCGGTCATAAATATATAGGGATAATTAAATATATCCGAGGACATAACATCTACAATTACATCTTCCTCATTTAGGTTCGTGCCAAGGTTTTTGTTGCAGAATTTGGCAAGGTTGGGAAGAGCGGTTCTATCGGCATACCAGTCGCCACCACCTCGATATTTAAGTTTTGCTAATCGAATAGAAGGCTGTAATGTGAAGTTGCTATGCAAAATCAACGAAAGGATAGCAATAGTGAATATGACAATCTTTTTTTGAAACATAAGCCTCAGTGCAAAAATAGAAATTGAATTGTCATTATTGAAATATTATCAAAGCAGTTTCAAATCATAAAGATTGAGAACTGCATACAAGTTAAATACTGCTGCTTATTTTGCTCGTTTACTAAAAATAAACTTATATAACACAGGCAATGTAACAATCAGTATAATACTAAGTATAATGAACTCCAGATTACTTTTTACCCAAGGATTATCACCAAGAATATAGCCAAGAAGAGTAAGGCTCCCTACCCACAATGCAGCTCCCAGAATATTGTAAAATGTAAATCGCTTCATTTCCATTTTGACCGTTCCGGCAATAATGGGTGCAAAGGTTCTGATAATGGGTAAGAAACGAGCGATTGCAATTGTAAAACCACCTTTCTTTTCATAAAACTCTTTGGAAGTTTGGATATGTCTTTTCTTTAATAGGATTGTATCACGGTTGCCATCAAATAAATGGCTAAACTTATATCCAAACCAATAACCAAAATAATTACCCAAGACAGTAGAGGTCATAAAAAGTAACATCCAAAAAGGGAGGTTGAGCAATGCACTTTCGAATGGGTAATGGGCATTGTCAACGGATGCTATTACCATTCCTGATATAAATAATAAAGGATCTCCGGGCAAAACAAACCCGAAAACCACGCCTGTTTCAATAAATAAAATTAATAGAACTAAATACAGACCCCCGTTTTTCATAATCCAATCCGGGTCTAGGAGAAGTTGGATTGATTCAATTATATAATCCATTCTTAATGCACTCTCTCAATCTTGGTGTTTCGAGGGCACAAAAGTATTTTTTGTTCAAACAGTTGAGTATGCAATCAGATATGATTAAACAAATACAAGTTAAACAATTTAGAGAGTATTGAATTGTTGGGTAATATTTGAATGTGAAAGGATGTTAACTTATTTCTCTAAGTCTTTGTATTCGCCAAAGTCTTCCAATTTTAGCCATTTGCCCTTTTTGATAGGCTTGTAAGCACCATAAGTACCATCAGGAATGAGAAACTCATCAGAACCAGCAACGAAGTTGGCTGCGGGGACTAAGTGGTCATAAACTATCATCTTTTCTTTGGTGTCGTAGCGGAGTGTCATGGTAGTTTGATCTGAAAATGTAAACAATACACGGTAGTCCGGATCGGGATCCCCATTGTAACGCATAAATATCGGCAGCCCAAAGTATAATTCTTCATTAGTTATTGTCAATACATCGATGGTCTTACGATTGACTTTTGTGTCCATTCCGTGAAATGTCAAAATTAAATACCTGACTTTCCTTTTGTATTTGAACTCATATATTTGATAAATCAATCCTCCTGTCCAATTTAATGGGGAAAATTCATTGTTTTCAAGTTCTTTTTTATCTCTGCCTTGCTTTTCGCTCAACCAGTAGTTCACTACTTCTTTCTTGGTTTTGTATTGAATCACCCCATAGCTTTTGTAATTACCGTCATTATCGGCTACAAGCCAGGTTATTGCGCGAATTTTATTGTTAGGACTGCGTTTAAACATGACGGTGTTAATAGAGTCTGCATCTACATCAAACGACCCTTCTGTATTAATAAACTCTTGGAGGGTTAAGGTGAAAGAGTCATTATACACGAATCGCTTTTCTTGGTTAAAAGAATTACGAAGTGTGTCAGAGTAAAGTTTCATTTGACGAAGCAAGGGGTTGAAAACCGCTGTGTCATATTGACCGGCAAAGACTACGTTAGAAACAAAGAGAAAAAATAAAATTAAAAAAGGTTTTATGGACATCTTACATGTTAACGTTGATTGATGTATGAATATTCAAAAACAATTCCAAAAAACCTATTTTTAAGAATCAAAATGCAATTAGAGTTTTTCAATCACCATTGCGCTGGCACCGCCACCTCCGTTGCAGATACCGGCTGCTCCATATTTTGCATTATGTTGACCAAGCACATTAATGAGTGTAACCAGAATTCTTGCACCTGAATCACCAAGCGGATGTCCGAGCGATACGGCTCCACCGTGTACGTTTACTTTTTCAGGGTCAAGATTTAGAATTTTTGTATTCACTAAGCCCACAACGGAAAATGCCTCATTGAGTTCATAGTACGAAATGTCTGATTGTTGTAAACCTGCATTCTTAATGGCTTTCGGAAGTGCCTTTGCGGGTGCAGTTGTGAACCATTCAGGTTCTTGTTCTGCATCAGCAAAGCCTACAATTTTTGCTATTGGCTTTAATCCCAATGCTTGCATTTTTTCGCCACTCATCAAAACCAAAGCAGCAGCTCCGTCATTGATAGTAGAGGCATTGGCAGCAGTTACAGTTCCATCTTTTTGGAAAACAGGATTCAAAGCAGGTATTTTATCAAATTTTACATTTGAATACTCTTCATCTTTATCAACCACTGTAATATTTCCTTTTCTATCCTTTATCTCAACAGGAATAATTTCATCTTTAAATCTATTCTCCTCCCAGGCTTTTGCAGAGCGTTTGTATGAAGTGATAGCAAAATTGTCTTGATCTTCTCTTGAAAAATGATATTCTCTAGCACAAAGTTCAGCAGCATTACCCATATGGTAATTGTGATATACATCGGTTAATCCATCAAACACAAGTCCATCAATGAGTTTCATGTCGCCAAGTTTGGTTCCTGTTCTGCCGCCTTTGAGGTAGTGTGGAGCTTGAGACATGTTTTCCATTCCACCGGCTACAACACAGTCTTCTTGTCCAAGCATGATTGATTGCGCTGCTAATGAAACAGATTTCATTCCTGAAGCACATACTTTGTTAACTGTTGTGCATTGTACAGTTGGAGAAAGTCCTGCAAATATTGCTGCTTGTCTTGCAGGCGCTTGACCTAATCCGGCTTGCAATACGCATCCCATATATACTTCTTTTACCTCTTTTGGATCGAGATTAATTTTTGACAATGCACCTTTGATAGCAGTTGCCCCTAATTGAGTTGCAGATACCCCGGACAATGCTCCGTTGAAACTGCCTATGGGTGTTCTAACTGCCGATACTATAAATACTTCTTTCATTTCCTTAGAATTTTGATGCGAAATTAAGTCTTTCTACATTTGTTTGCCAATATTGATTTGAGAAAGCTACGCTATTATCGTTGATAATATTTATTCCGGTTTTCAGTAGTTGGTTGCCTCTTAATTACCATACTGTTTGCCTTATAATTTACTCACTTTATTGATTGTGATTTCACCTTTAATATTTTCTATCTCAATCAGATATAGCCCGTTACCCAGGGTTGAAATATCCATAGAAGATGTATGTGCATTTGCTGTTTGTATTAATAAGATACTGCCATTGATACTTCTGATAGTAATGGTTTTCAATTGATGTTTACTTTGAATTTGGAGTAATGTATTGACAGGATTGGGGAATATGTTGATTTCGGCAGAATGTATATTCTTAACAGCGTTGTATTCAAAATGTATGCAATCCGATGTGTCTGAAACAGCCGGACAGTCATTGGAGGTAATGATTACTGCGTAATTACCCGTTGATGGAGGAGAAAAACTTCTAAAAGATTGGAATGGTATTTCAACATTGTTTTTATCACAATCAATCCATTGGTATGAAACATTTCCGGAATCTGCAGATGTAATAGTATTGCCGTGTTGCGTTACGTTTTTGTCAATAGAATTTTTATTGATGAAGGTTAAATTTGTCAATATAATGCTATCGCATCCTGCAGGGTGATGTATGGTATCTATATATGAGCCATTGGCAAAATATGCATGGTTGCCGATTGTAAAGCTGTCTCCTTTGCAAATTGAAACATCTTGTGTGATGTTGTCATATTCAACTTCTATGGTAACACTTGATTTTACAGTTGTATTACAAATATCGGTTGCAGATAGAGTGTATGTTGTTGTTTGATTTGGATTGAAATTTGGATTGAGAATATTGGGGTCGCTTACTCCCGTAGCAGGAGACCATTGAGTAAGAACCTGATATGTTGCTTTTGGTTGCAATTGAATTTGTTCTCCGCAATGGATGAAAGTGTCACTAAGTGCTTCTAATCTTACATGTTCATCAATGACTTTCATGATGAAAATATCGTAACTTCCTTTAGTAACAATAGTGCTATCGCCAAACGTTCCAACATTGGCATAAGAACCGGTTGCATAACAATTTCCGTATTTGTCCGTGCTAATTGCGCGTGCAGCATCTAAGTTATTACCTCCTGCACGATGTGCCCAAATAAATTTACCCGAACTGTCAATTTTTGCAATAAAGATATCAGGGTCACTGTTACCTCCTATTAATAAAATTGAATCAAAATATACTGAATCAATAACAGAGCCAGTAACGAAACTGTTGCCATAAGAGTCAGTTGTAATATCGTAAGCAAGGTCTGCCTTTTTTCCGCCTGCTTGTTGCGCCCATATAAAGTTGCCAGATGCATCTAACTTAGCTATAAACAAGTCAGAATAAGGCGTGGTAGTGTGTAATGTTGTTGATCCAAAGACTGGAGTCCCATTAAATTGTCCTGATACATAACAATTATTTTCCTTATCTATTGTGATTCCTTGACCAAAACTAGAGCTTGTGCCGGTATTGGTACTTACCCATACAAAATTTCCACCGCTGTCGAGTTTAGCAACAAAAGCACTAGATCCTGTTTGATTAAGAGGAATGTTGCCAAATGTAACATTGAGAGATGTTCTTCCGGTAATATAAAAGTTGCCTTGATTGTCAGTAACAATATTATTACATTCATCTAAATATGAATTACCTACTTGTTGAATCCATACAAAGTTTCCGTTAGAGTCATATTTTACAACAAAAAAATCATCATTGCCTTTGCTGGTGAGGGTTGTATCATGGAAGTCAATAGTAAGTTTAAATGTTCCGGTAACATAACTGTTCCCATCTTCATCAACTGCAATCTTCCTGCCTTCATCTGAATCAATACTTCCTGCTTGTTTTGCCCAAAGGAAATTGCCGTTGTGATCTAATTTAGCTATGAAAAAATCTTTATTTCCATTTCCTAAAAGTTTGATACTGCCGAATGTTGCAGAGTCTCTAAAGTAACCGGTAATATATGTATTGCCATTTTTGTCCAAAGCAATCCCGTTGGCTTCATCCACATTCGGTCCACCGGCATTGATCGCCCAAATAAAATTGCGATTGCTGTCTAATTTTGCTACCCAAATATCCATCTGACCTTTATTAATTAAGGTGTCATTGCCAAATACCAACATGGTGCTTGCAAATCCACCTGCGAGGTAATGGTTGCTGTTATTATCCGTTACAATATCATAAGCAATTTCGTTGCTGTTGCTGCCATAGGTTGTTGTTTGTCCAAGTTTGGAGCATAATGGTTGTGAATAGGTGTGGAACATCATGCATAGTAAGCCAAAGAATATGATCAGTTTTTTCATTGAGTTTTGCTTTTTATGGTCGCAAATGTATATACCGGCAAAAAATTATAAAATAAGTTTGTTGATTTTCTTTCAGTTGTGATTAGCAGTTTTGTGATTTATTGGATGTTTTTTACTTTAAACCGATTGTTTTAGTCGCTATGCAACTTCGTTAATGTCATTTTATTTTTGCACTTTTGCCCAACGTAATAAAAAAATACAATGAGAATACGCATTACACAACTTGCCGCATTTGGTTTGCTTTTTTGTTTGAATCTTGGTTTAGTAAATCAAACCCAAGCTCAATTTTTTAAGAAGAAGAAGAAACCTGCTCCAACCGCAGAAGCACCCGCCCCCACACGTCCGGGTTATGAAGACTTTGATAAAAAAGTGAAAGGGATGAAGAAAATAGAAGGTTTGTTTACTTTTTTTAGAGATACAACAACCGGTGCAATGTTTATGGTTATTGATAAAAATCAAATAGGCGAGAAGTTTATTTATTTCAGCTATTCCGAAAATGGTCTTGCAAGTGCCGGTTTGATTCGTGGAATGTATAGAGAAACAAAGGTGTTTCAGATAGATAAATACTACAATCAAATTGAATTTAACACACGTAATAACACATTTTACTTTGACACTCTATCTGCATTAAGTCATGCACGTGAAGCGAATGTAGTACCGGGCATGATGGCAAGTGAAAAAATTATTGCAACAACCAAAGACTATAGTAAGTATTTAATCTCAGCCGACAATATTTTCTTGAAGGAAACACTTCAACAAATCAAATCCACTCCCAACCCGTTAGGTTTTGCATTAGGTTCATTAAGCCCAACTAAAACACGGTATGTAAATGTCAAAAGTTACCCTGAAAACAGTGATGTCATTGTGAAGTATGTATATGATGACCCATTTCCACGTTTCGGAGGTGGGGCAGGAAGCACAGAGAGACGTTATAGTGAAGTGGTAATTCAGCATAGTTTTATTCAATTACCCAAGAATAATTTCAAACCCAGAAGAGATGATCAAAGGGTCGGATATTTTACCACACAAACCAATGATATGACAACTGCGGAAGCGGTTAATTATCGTGATTATATTCACCGTTGGAATCTGGAGAAAAAAGACCCAACTGCTGCATTATCAGAGCCGGTAAAGCCAATAGTATGGTGGATTGAAAATACAACCCCTATGGAATATAGGGAAATCATTAAGAAAGCTATATTACAATGGAATATTGCGTTTGAAGCTGCTGGTTTTAAGAATGCCATAGAAGTATATATGCAACCGGATACAGCTTCTTGGGATGCCGGTGATATTCGCTACAACGTAATGCGTTGGGCAAGTTCGCCAAGTCCTGCTTTTGGTGGATACGGTCCTAGTTTTGTCAATCCTTTGACAGGTGAAATTCTGGGAGCTGATATC
Above is a window of Bacteroidia bacterium DNA encoding:
- a CDS encoding M20/M25/M40 family metallo-hydrolase, encoding MNPFEPIEIAGRLYGLGSNDAGGALVSLIGAFLHFYHNPNLPFNIVFAASAEEEISGSGGIELLNNSIGAIDCAIVGEPTSLKTAIAERGLMVVDAFARGKAGHAARNEGVNAIYIALRDIEWIRQFKFDKESDWLGPVSVNVTIINAGVAHNQVPEQCTFTLDIRLNEHYSHEQVLSLLQQGMQSELSLRSARLRPSFIEISHPLVLVSKELGLDLYGSPTTSDQALMTWSSIKLGPGDSTCSHSADEYIYIHEIEEGFALYCKLIDKLASYY
- a CDS encoding potassium/proton antiporter, coding for MTLTTENILLVGSILLFLSIVFGKTSYRFGVPTLLLFVGVGMLAGSEGIGGISFDNPRTTQFIGIVALNFILFSGGLDTNWKTIRPVLGQGIMLSTLGVLLTAITLGAFIYYVIPGFNLYESMLLGAIVSSTDAAAVFSILRSKSLLLKTNLKPTLELESGSNDPMAYVLTIVFLSLVQEPDKIVWEVVLIFFQQMIIGGVAGFVFGKLSEVTINRIKLDFEGMYPVLLIALMFFTFSATDFIGGNGFLAIYICGVLLGNKELTNKKTIVSVFDGLAWLMQIVLFLTLGLLVFPSQVYQVTGVGLLISIFLIFVARPVSVLISLIPFKMKRRRRMYISWVGLKGAVPIVFATYPLLAGIENANMIFNIVFFISITSIIIQGTSLPIVARWLDVALPEDFTPDIKEVEEKMAIAPHSTLQEIDVQPNYYAVGKKIGELKMPESTFIVVIKRAGEYIRPGGSTVIESKDRLMIYTNEMSDYKRIKQCIKRPVDVPLDNAV
- a CDS encoding YegS/Rv2252/BmrU family lipid kinase, which produces MKQKVIIIYNPISGAKRGIDLPKLVEQYLDKTKFEYVLYASKSAEDMTRLSKEAAVSDADIVVAAGGDGSANTVSKQLINTNKKFYLFPLGSGNGFARHFHIPMQIIQAIRSLANCNFTTTVSTGMMNDIHFINVAGTGFDAHISQIFAHTNKRGFWGYFKAVLKELPYQSKTYKISNGNITWQGKAFLISVANATQWGNDVKIAPHADPTDEILDLVMIKRFSLIAAPCILIRLLIGKIKKSKYFYLLSGKELIIEREHAGVAHVDGDPVNTDNKLVFKCTGKLHVLHGS
- a CDS encoding DUF4159 domain-containing protein; translation: MFQKKIVIFTIAILSLILHSNFTLQPSIRLAKLKYRGGGDWYADRTALPNLAKFCNKNLGTNLNEEDVIVDVMSSDIFNYPYIFMTGHGNFVFNAEEAENLRKYLTSGGFLHIDDNYGLDPFVRPQMKKVFPELEMIELPFSHPIFHQKYNFPKGLPKVHEHDGKPPQAFGLIYEGRLVCLYTYECDLGNGWEDQSVYNDPEEIRQQALKMGANIIQFVFTDNK
- a CDS encoding VTT domain-containing protein, giving the protein MDYIIESIQLLLDPDWIMKNGGLYLVLLILFIETGVVFGFVLPGDPLLFISGMVIASVDNAHYPFESALLNLPFWMLLFMTSTVLGNYFGYWFGYKFSHLFDGNRDTILLKKRHIQTSKEFYEKKGGFTIAIARFLPIIRTFAPIIAGTVKMEMKRFTFYNILGAALWVGSLTLLGYILGDNPWVKSNLEFIILSIILIVTLPVLYKFIFSKRAK
- a CDS encoding acetyl-CoA C-acyltransferase, with the protein product MKEVFIVSAVRTPIGSFNGALSGVSATQLGATAIKGALSKINLDPKEVKEVYMGCVLQAGLGQAPARQAAIFAGLSPTVQCTTVNKVCASGMKSVSLAAQSIMLGQEDCVVAGGMENMSQAPHYLKGGRTGTKLGDMKLIDGLVFDGLTDVYHNYHMGNAAELCAREYHFSREDQDNFAITSYKRSAKAWEENRFKDEIIPVEIKDRKGNITVVDKDEEYSNVKFDKIPALNPVFQKDGTVTAANASTINDGAAALVLMSGEKMQALGLKPIAKIVGFADAEQEPEWFTTAPAKALPKAIKNAGLQQSDISYYELNEAFSVVGLVNTKILNLDPEKVNVHGGAVSLGHPLGDSGARILVTLINVLGQHNAKYGAAGICNGGGGASAMVIEKL